A region from the Lolium perenne isolate Kyuss_39 chromosome 4, Kyuss_2.0, whole genome shotgun sequence genome encodes:
- the LOC127332468 gene encoding F-box protein At5g49610 isoform X2, translating to MAKAPRTGGATLPTRGLPEEIIFWEILTRLPPRSLLRCRAVCRDWRRGTSSRDFLLVHHGRQPRLPVVCSSGYGDDRHQCFFAFDHRAADARLQPVAHLEDSSCLEACCDGLLILSNHGASGTCYSVSNMATRQHAPLRQLSDFDLLGMYLHRATDEYRLLLQRTLIDPLPEGQVGCYIFALGSDQPPRYIGGPVAAESTYLHTPALVRDSLHWFPVHRQSDPQQYHAGSKVVIVFDTTSESFREMRAPDVPGRSYIFEMDATLGIYSLDKAMQTVYIWVLQNYESEVWEWAYSIKLPAAEIERRFRWLDHNWTASVVSVEGEVLLLVVAQLLELWLPGVSWVLLTWPLRRKNKLVRQNIWSAYLVKFYTMESSWRSMERQFHAKLHL from the exons ATGGCGAAGGccccaaggacgggaggagcaacgCTTCCCACCCGCGGCCTCCCGGAGGAGATCATCTTCTGGGAAATCCTCACCCGCCTTCCCCCAAGATCTCTACTCCGCTGCCGCGCCGTCTGCCGCGACTGGCGCCGCGGCACCTCCAGCCGGGATTTCCTCCTCGTCCACCACGGCCGGCAGCCCAGACTCCCCGTCGTCTGCAGCTCCGGATACGGCGACGACCGCCACCAATGCTTCTTCGCCTTCGATCACCGAGCTGCCGACGCCCGGCTCCAACCCGTTGCCCATCTTGAAGATTCTTCCTGTCTGGAGGCCTGCTGCGACGGCCTCCTCATCCTCTCCAACCACGGCGCGTCAGGCACCTGCTACTCCGTCTCTAATATGGCCACGCGTCAGCATGCTCCCCTCCGGCAACTGTCGGACTTCGATTTATTGGGCATGTACCTGCACCGCGCTACCGACGAGTACCGGCTGTTACTGCAACGGACTCTCATCGATCCGCTACCTGAAGGTCAAGTGGGCTGCTACATCTTCGCATTGGGCTCCGACCAGCCGCCGAGGTACATCGGGGGGCCAGTGGCTGCTGAATCAACCTACTTGCACACACCTGCCTTGGTCCGTGATAGCCTGCATTGGTTCCCAGTGCATCGTCAGAGTGACCCACAGCAATATCACGCTGGAAGCAAAGTGGTAATAGTATTTGACACCACATCCGAGTCGTTCCGGGAGATGCGTGCTCCAGATGTTCCTGGAAGGTCATATATCTTTGAGATGGATGCCACGCTTGGCATCTATAGCTTGGACAAGGCCATGCAAACTGTTTACATATGGGTGTTGCAGAACTACGAAAGCGAGGTCTGGGAGTGGGCGTACAGCATCAAATTGCCGGCTGCAGAAATCGAGAGGCGGTTTCGATGGTTGGATCACAATTGGACTGCCAGCGTTGTGTCGGTGGAAGGTGAAGTCCTCTTGCTG GTAGTTGCTCAGCTGCTCGAACTTTGGCTGCCTGGTGTCAGCTGGGTGTTACTGACATGGCCTCTTCGGCGGAAGAATAAACTTGTGAGACAAAATATTTGGAGTGCCTACCTTGTTAAATTTTACACCAT GGAGAGCAGCTGGAGATCCATGGAACGGCAGTTCCATGCGAAGCTACATCTATAA
- the LOC127332468 gene encoding F-box protein At5g49610 isoform X1, producing MAKAPRTGGATLPTRGLPEEIIFWEILTRLPPRSLLRCRAVCRDWRRGTSSRDFLLVHHGRQPRLPVVCSSGYGDDRHQCFFAFDHRAADARLQPVAHLEDSSCLEACCDGLLILSNHGASGTCYSVSNMATRQHAPLRQLSDFDLLGMYLHRATDEYRLLLQRTLIDPLPEGQVGCYIFALGSDQPPRYIGGPVAAESTYLHTPALVRDSLHWFPVHRQSDPQQYHAGSKVVIVFDTTSESFREMRAPDVPGRSYIFEMDATLGIYSLDKAMQTVYIWVLQNYESEVWEWAYSIKLPAAEIERRFRWLDHNWTASVVSVEGEVLLLVVAQLLELWLPGVSWVLLTWPLRRKNKLVRQNIWSAYLVKFYTMYVIHYIGKFIIQIILSSTCVHDMKLVLDRELFTVTCSILCLIES from the exons ATGGCGAAGGccccaaggacgggaggagcaacgCTTCCCACCCGCGGCCTCCCGGAGGAGATCATCTTCTGGGAAATCCTCACCCGCCTTCCCCCAAGATCTCTACTCCGCTGCCGCGCCGTCTGCCGCGACTGGCGCCGCGGCACCTCCAGCCGGGATTTCCTCCTCGTCCACCACGGCCGGCAGCCCAGACTCCCCGTCGTCTGCAGCTCCGGATACGGCGACGACCGCCACCAATGCTTCTTCGCCTTCGATCACCGAGCTGCCGACGCCCGGCTCCAACCCGTTGCCCATCTTGAAGATTCTTCCTGTCTGGAGGCCTGCTGCGACGGCCTCCTCATCCTCTCCAACCACGGCGCGTCAGGCACCTGCTACTCCGTCTCTAATATGGCCACGCGTCAGCATGCTCCCCTCCGGCAACTGTCGGACTTCGATTTATTGGGCATGTACCTGCACCGCGCTACCGACGAGTACCGGCTGTTACTGCAACGGACTCTCATCGATCCGCTACCTGAAGGTCAAGTGGGCTGCTACATCTTCGCATTGGGCTCCGACCAGCCGCCGAGGTACATCGGGGGGCCAGTGGCTGCTGAATCAACCTACTTGCACACACCTGCCTTGGTCCGTGATAGCCTGCATTGGTTCCCAGTGCATCGTCAGAGTGACCCACAGCAATATCACGCTGGAAGCAAAGTGGTAATAGTATTTGACACCACATCCGAGTCGTTCCGGGAGATGCGTGCTCCAGATGTTCCTGGAAGGTCATATATCTTTGAGATGGATGCCACGCTTGGCATCTATAGCTTGGACAAGGCCATGCAAACTGTTTACATATGGGTGTTGCAGAACTACGAAAGCGAGGTCTGGGAGTGGGCGTACAGCATCAAATTGCCGGCTGCAGAAATCGAGAGGCGGTTTCGATGGTTGGATCACAATTGGACTGCCAGCGTTGTGTCGGTGGAAGGTGAAGTCCTCTTGCTG GTAGTTGCTCAGCTGCTCGAACTTTGGCTGCCTGGTGTCAGCTGGGTGTTACTGACATGGCCTCTTCGGCGGAAGAATAAACTTGTGAGACAAAATATTTGGAGTGCCTACCTTGTTAAATTTTACACCATGTATGTAATACACTATATCGGCAAGTTCATCATCCAGATTATTTTATCCAGTACTTGTGTCCACGACATGAAACTGGTTCTTGATCGGGAACTCTTTACTGTAACCTGCAGTATTCTGTGCTTGATTGAGAGTTAG
- the LOC127332468 gene encoding F-box protein At5g49610 isoform X3: MAKAPRTGGATLPTRGLPEEIIFWEILTRLPPRSLLRCRAVCRDWRRGTSSRDFLLVHHGRQPRLPVVCSSGYGDDRHQCFFAFDHRAADARLQPVAHLEDSSCLEACCDGLLILSNHGASGTCYSVSNMATRQHAPLRQLSDFDLLGMYLHRATDEYRLLLQRTLIDPLPEGQVGCYIFALGSDQPPRYIGGPVAAESTYLHTPALVRDSLHWFPVHRQSDPQQYHAGSKVVIVFDTTSESFREMRAPDVPGRSYIFEMDATLGIYSLDKAMQTVYIWVLQNYESEVWEWAYSIKLPAAEIERRFRWLDHNWTASVVSVEGEVLLLVSHGEWLFYINIDGKLVDNFHRAGQHIYAWDLRLKQTLVRHNFFVALEGYAVNALPFV, translated from the coding sequence ATGGCGAAGGccccaaggacgggaggagcaacgCTTCCCACCCGCGGCCTCCCGGAGGAGATCATCTTCTGGGAAATCCTCACCCGCCTTCCCCCAAGATCTCTACTCCGCTGCCGCGCCGTCTGCCGCGACTGGCGCCGCGGCACCTCCAGCCGGGATTTCCTCCTCGTCCACCACGGCCGGCAGCCCAGACTCCCCGTCGTCTGCAGCTCCGGATACGGCGACGACCGCCACCAATGCTTCTTCGCCTTCGATCACCGAGCTGCCGACGCCCGGCTCCAACCCGTTGCCCATCTTGAAGATTCTTCCTGTCTGGAGGCCTGCTGCGACGGCCTCCTCATCCTCTCCAACCACGGCGCGTCAGGCACCTGCTACTCCGTCTCTAATATGGCCACGCGTCAGCATGCTCCCCTCCGGCAACTGTCGGACTTCGATTTATTGGGCATGTACCTGCACCGCGCTACCGACGAGTACCGGCTGTTACTGCAACGGACTCTCATCGATCCGCTACCTGAAGGTCAAGTGGGCTGCTACATCTTCGCATTGGGCTCCGACCAGCCGCCGAGGTACATCGGGGGGCCAGTGGCTGCTGAATCAACCTACTTGCACACACCTGCCTTGGTCCGTGATAGCCTGCATTGGTTCCCAGTGCATCGTCAGAGTGACCCACAGCAATATCACGCTGGAAGCAAAGTGGTAATAGTATTTGACACCACATCCGAGTCGTTCCGGGAGATGCGTGCTCCAGATGTTCCTGGAAGGTCATATATCTTTGAGATGGATGCCACGCTTGGCATCTATAGCTTGGACAAGGCCATGCAAACTGTTTACATATGGGTGTTGCAGAACTACGAAAGCGAGGTCTGGGAGTGGGCGTACAGCATCAAATTGCCGGCTGCAGAAATCGAGAGGCGGTTTCGATGGTTGGATCACAATTGGACTGCCAGCGTTGTGTCGGTGGAAGGTGAAGTCCTCTTGCTGGTCAGTCATGGCGAGTGGCTGTTTTATATCAACATTGATGGCAAACTGGTTGATAACTTCCATCGTGCTGGCCAACACATCTATGCTTGGGACCTTCGGCTCAAGCAAACTCTTGTTCGACATAATTTCTTCGTGGCACTTGAAGGTTATGCTGTGAATGCTTTGCCTTTTGTCTGA